The DNA window TACGGGATTCTCTCTGTCCGATGGGACGGAACGGGTCACGCGAGGGTGAGGAAGAGTCTCCTTCCGGCGCGCGCCTTCACGACATGGCAGGTGCTCGGTGGCCTGATGTGGACGGTAGGGCTGGTGCTTGCCGGATACGCGCTCGGCGCTTCGGTGCCGGACATCGACCACTGACTCCTGCCGATCATCGCCGTGACCGTCGCCATCTCCCTGATCCCCGTCGGCCTGGAGCTCGCCCGCTCCCGGCGTGCCCGCCGGACCAGAGGGAGCACCCGATGCCCGAGCTGATCGCCGGAGCAACCGTCCACGCGAGCCCGGTGGCCTTCGACTGCTCGGGCATCGACGGGACGGCCCACCTCGACGTCGTCCACACCGCGCAGGCCACCCCGACGTGGCTCGACCACTTCATCAGCGGCCACTCCGCGTACGGCCTGGTCCTGTTCGCCTGGTGGCGGGCCCGCAACCAGGGCCTGAGGGGGCCGCCCGGGCACTCGCCGTACCGTTGATCACCGTCGCGGCGTTCGCCGTCAGCAGCCGGCTGAAGCTGGTCGTGCGCGAAGCCCTCCCCTGCCAGTCGCTCCATGTGACGGCCCTGGAGGCGTGCCCGGCCCCGGGCGACTGGTCCTTCCCCAGCAACCACCACCCTCGCGGCGGCGGCGGCCGTCGCGCTGCTGTTCGTCTCGCGGCGGCTGGGCAAAGAAGCTCCGGTTCTTCTGAGCACCGTCGCCAGACCATGCCGTACGACCGCACCGGCGGAACCTTCGAGGTGACCGTGGAGCCCGTCCGTCGTGAGCCGGCCGATCAAGGCTTCGGCATTCTGTCCGAGATCGACGTCCCGGCCAGGCTCAAGGCGAAGCCGGCGACGACATGGAGTCTTACCTGATCCCCCAGGGTGCGACGCCGCACTCGCCTCCCGCGCGGAAGGCGGTGCGTGAGCGGGCGAACGCCGTTCCGGCCGACCTGCCCTCCGCGAGGGCCGGTCGGCCGTGGGAGGCCGTCAGTCTGCGGGGCCGCGTGCGGGCAGAGCCGTGAGCTGCCTTGCGATGTCGTCCGCCCATGCCTCGACCGCCGCCCAGTCCCGGTGGTCTCCGTAACGGCAGCCGAGCAGACGGAAGAGCACAGCCCCCTTGCGGTCCAGGTGTTCGCGCCGGATCACGCCCGAGAAGCGCCGATGCTCCCGGGGACGGACGACGTCGACGAGCGCGGCGACACGCGGCTGCACGGCGCGGTCGGCCAGCAGGCGCAGGAGCCTGGGCAGGGCGGCGGTCATCCCGACGCTGAACATCCACACCGGCTGCTCACGCAACCCCTCGGCGCCGGCCCGGACGGCGGCTTCCGCCTTCGGCAGCCAGGCTCCGTCATGAACCGCGCTCCCCATGACGAACGCGTCAGCCTTCGGAAGCCCCTGCCCGCCGAGGGCCGAGGCCAGCGCCCGCACGTCGACATGGTGACCGTGGGTTCTCAGCCGAGTGCCGATCCGCGAGGCGATCTCCTGCGTGGAGTGATGCTCGGAGGCGTACAGGATGCGTACGAATACCATGGTTCTGCCTCCGTGTCCGGGGCCCGCCGCGAAGGCGGCGGCACGAAGCGGAAGAAGTAGGTCCGGGAAGTCCTCTCTGGAGGGCCGCGCAGGCGACCGCCGCATCAGCCCGGACTGCCTGCGGCTCTTCCATGATCGCCTCCTGGGTCGCATGAGTCCGGACACGTAGAGGCGGACGTCCCACGTGCAGGATCGGCGTTTCCTGATCCATCGGCAGGACAGTGCACGCGTTCGCCGGACCTCTGCACGCCGACGTAGGGCATCACGTACCCCGGCCGCCGCCGCGCCCGCGCGGAATGGTCTTCATCAGCCACGTGACGGTGCGGCTGACGTCCGACGCGGAGACGATGCCGACCAGCGCGTCCTCGTCGAGCACCAGGACGCGATGCTCGGCGCCCGGCTGCATACGTGGCAGCAGGTCAGCCAGGGGATCGTCCGCCTCGACGACCGTGACCTCCGCCAGCGGCATCATGACCTGCTCCACGGTCACGGCGTGCCGCTGCTCCTCCGGTTGCCTCTTGGCCAGGTCCAGGGTCATGAGGCCGACGGGCGCGGCGCCCTCGCCGGTCACCGGGAACGCCGAATGGCGATACCGGTACCGCGGATCGGCCAGGAAGGCAGCCACCGTGAGACCGGCGGGAACCGTGACCGGATCCGGTGTCATGGCCTGCCGGACCGGGATGCCCGAGAGAACGGCACGCAGCTGCGCCTGCTGTCCCTCCACGGTGGCCGCGGCGACCAGGAACCAGCCGATCATCGCCAGCCACAGCCCGCCGAAGACGTCTCCCCGCACGAACAGGAACAGTCCCAGCACCATCAGGAACCAGCCGAAGGCACGGCCGGCCGACGTCGCCCCCGCGGTCGCGCGGAGCCGGTCCCCCGTTCGCCACCACAGGAAGGCGCGCAGCAGACGCCCGCCGTCCAGCGGAGCGGCCGGAACGACGTTGAAAACCGCCAGCAGGATATTGATCGCCGCGAGCCAGGCCAGCGCCTCGACCGCCAGCCCCGGCGCGGACGTCGTGTCGAGCAGCCACGCGGCGAGCGTGAAGAGCCCGCCGAGGAGGAGACTGACCAAGGGACCGACGCCCGCGATCCGCAGCTCCGCGCCCGGGTTCGGCGCCTCCGACTTGAGCCGTGCCACGCCGCCGAGCAGCCACAGGACGATGTCGTCCACCTCGACCCCGTTACGCCGGGCGACGATCGCGTGCGCCAGCTCGTGCGCGAGCAGGGAAGCGAAGAAGACCACGGCGGTCAGGATCCCGACCGCCCAGTACACCGGCCAGCCGTGGCCCGGATGGGTATCGGGGAGGCGGCCTCGTGCGAGCCCGAAGGCGATCACGGCGAAAATGAGCAGAACGCTCCAGTGGACCCCGATCCGGACTCCGGCGATCCGCCCCAGAACGAACGTCGGCCGCATGCTGCTCTCCCAACGTCGGATGTGTGACGGGTCCACGGCCGCCGCGCCCGCTGGTGCGGACGTCGACGTCTGCGGACGGACTCCTCGTGTTCGGTCTTCTCCAGAATCTCTTCGGCTCTCCGTCGGGCACCGCGTGCCGCGTGTCACTCCGTGATCGGGTCTACGCGGAGCGCTTGGCTTCGGTCGCCTCGTCCGGTGCCGCTACGCCGGCCGGCTTGCCCAGGTCGAATGCCGATACGGCCTTGGGGGCGGGCGGCGCCGTGGCGGCGGCGTTCGCTTCGCGGGCGAGGAAGGCGCCGAGGTCCCCGATGGTGCTCATCAGCGGTGCGGGGAAGACCACGGTGGTGTTCTTGTCCACACCGATCTCGATCAGGCTCTGCAGGTTACGGAGTTGCAGGGCGATCGGGTGATCCATCATCGTGTCGGAGGCGTCACCCAGAGCGGCAGCGGCCTGGGCCTCGCCCTCAGCGCTGATGATCTTGGCGCGCTTCTCCCGCTCGGCCTCGGCCTGCCTGGCCATCGCGCGCTTCATGGACTCCGGCAGCTGGATGTCCTTGAGCTCGACCAGCGTCACTTCGACACCCCACTCCACGGTGGTCACGTCGAGCATCTGACGGATGTTCAGGTTGATACGGTCCGTCTCGGAAAGAGTCTGGTCCAGCGTGTGCTGTCCGACGACCTTACGAAGAGTGGTCTGGGCGATCTGGTTGATCGCAGCGTTCACATTCTCGATCGCGACGACCGACTTGACCGCGTCGACCACACGGAAATAGGCCACGGCCGAGACATCGACGCTGACGTTGTCCTGGGTGATGATGCCCTGGGACTGGATGGGCATCGTGACGATGCGCAGCGAGACCCGGTGCAGGACGTCGACGAACGGGATGATGAACCGCAGCCCGGGCTCGCGCGTGCCGATCAGCCGGCCGAACCGGAACAGGACGCCCCGCTCGTACTGCCGGACGACACGTATCGCCATCGCGATCGTGATCAGCACCAAGACGACCAGAATCACCACGACGGTGATCAGAATGGTCATGTCTCGCTCCCTCCGAGGATGCGCTGCGGCGGGCGGTCGCGAGAACGAAGCATCGCCTCGGTCGGCGTCTGGCAAGGGACCGCTTGCCCGGTCACACTGCGAGGCTGCCCCATTCGGCCCGCCGCACGGTAGGGCCGACCGGGCCTGTGTCGGCCCCACCCGGCCCCCGTACCCGCTCGTCCGCCGCCGAGGAGTCGGCGGCGGCATACGGTACGGTCCGCGGGCGTCCGGCGGCTCCGGGCTCCGCCATGACGCGCGGTGGCACATGACGCCGTCCCGGGCAGCTGTGGGACCGCTGGCCGGCGCCTTGCTCGCCACGCCCGTGGCCTGCGTCGTGCGCGAGCCTCCGAGCCCGGAGGGGCAACGGTGACGGCCCAGGGCCGGCTCTCCCTGTAGGCGTCAGCGGGCCGCCGGGCGAGAATGGAAAGGGACAGGTTCTCCGCTAGGCCGGAAGGTGAGCCGGTGGACCAGGCAGCGATCAGCGTGACCGGTCTGGGCAAGCGATTCGGGACGGTGACGGCACTGGAATCAGTGGACTTCGATGTCCGGCCCGGTACGGTGTTCGGCCTCCTGGGACCCAACGGCGCGGGCAAGAGCACCGCGATCCGGATCCTGACGACGATCCTGCGCCCCAGCTCGGGCCACGCGGAAGTCCTCGGGCACGACGTGGTCGGCGAGGCGGCGGCCGTGCGGGACCTGATCGGGCTCGCCGGGCAGTACGCGGCGGTGGACAAGAACCTCACCGGCCGGGAGAACCTGCGGATGATCGGACTCCTCACCCACCTGCGGCATTCCCGAATCCGCGCGCGGGCGGCCGAGCTGCTGGAGCGGTTCGACCTCACCACCGCGGGCGACCGCCCGGCGCGGACCTATTCCGGCGGTATGCGACGACGTCTGGACGTCGCCGCCGCGCTCGTCCCCGACCCGCCGGTCCTCTTCCTGGACGAGCCCACCACGGGCCTCGATCCCCACAGCCGCAACGCCCTGTGGGACATGATCCGTGAACTCGTCGATGACGGAACGACCGTCCTTCTGACCACGCAGTACCTGGAGGAGGCCGATCGCCTCGCGGAGCGGGTGGTCGTCATCGACCGAGGCAGGGTGATCGCCGACGACACCCCTGCCCTTCTCAAGGCGCGCCTGGGCGGCACCGTCATCGAGTTCGCCATGGGGGAGGCGGCGCGCGCCACGTCGGCGGTCGAACTGCTGCGGGGACACTTCGCCGGTTCACCCCGTGCCGAGGGACCGCGGGTCCGCCTGACCTCAGCCGACGGATCCCGCCAACTGCTGGACGTGCTGCGACTGCTCGAGGCGCACGGCCTGGTTCCCCACAGCGTCTCCGTACGGGAAGCCAGCCTCGACGACGTGTTCCTCCAGCTGACCGGCGGACGCCCATGACCCGCTCGGCCACCGAACTCGCGCGGCGCCCCGCACCGCTCGTCCCCTTCGGGACGCGATGCGCGCGGGCCGCCCAGGACGGCCTGACCGTCGCCTGGCGGAACCTGATCGCCCTGCGACGCGTACCGCGACTGCTGGTGTTCTCCACCATCCAGCCGCTGGTCTTCGTGCTGATGTTCCGGTACGTCTTCGGCGGCGTCGTCACCCCGTCCCTTCACGGAGTCAGCTACGTCGACTTCCTGATCCCGGGCATCTTCGTGCAAACGGCGGTCTTCGGGGCGATGAACACGGCCATCGGCCTGGCCACCGACATGCAGACCGGTCTGATGGAGCGATTCCGGTCGCTGCCGATGGCCCGGTCGGCGGTGCTCGTGGGGCGCACCACCGCGGACCTCGTGCGCAACGTCTTCGTGGTCTCGCTGATGACGGGGGTGGGGTTCGCCATCGGGTTCCGCATTCACGCGGGCGTGCCGGCTCTTCTGGGCGGCATCGTGCTGGTGCTCGCCTTCGGTTTCGCGATGTCCTGGATCTTCGCGGTGGTCGGCATGGCGGTGGGGGACCCGGAATCCGCTCAGGCCGCCGCGTTCCCCGTGCTGGCCCCCCTGGTCTTCGCCTCCGCGGCGTTCGTCCCGGTCAGCACCATGCCCGGATGGCTGCAGACCTTCGCACAACACCAGCCGGTGTCGCAGACGGCCGAAGCCGTCCGGATCCTGGTTCTCGGAGGGCCGGCCGCACATGCCGTCTGGCAGGCGCTCGCCTGGGACGCGGCCATCGTCCTGGCATTCGCACCACTGGGCGTCCGGCTCTACCGCAAGGCCGTGTGATCCCCGGCGAGACGGGAAGCGCCCAGAGCTGCCCGGCGATGGCGTCCGCCCGGGTCCCGACCGCCGTCCGGTCCCCCTCGTCTCCCTCGCGACACCCGAGCGGACCAAAGAGCACGGCCCCCGTGCGGCCGGGCATCCGCGCCGGCCGCACACCCGTCCGGCGCCGATGCTCCCGGGGACGGAGGACGTCGACGAGGGCGGCGGCACGCGGCATCGGACCCACCGCGTTCCAGAGGCGTGCCACGTCGTGGCAGCCCGCATGCGCGACAGGACGCCATGGGGTACTTCTCGGAGAGGAGAGCGGTGTGGTTCAGCGGTCAGGTGCCGACGCCCGCGTGTACGTCCATCCCGGCGTCGTACGAGACCGCCATGACACGGACGCTGACGCCCGTACGGCACCGGACCTCCGGTCTTGCGCCGCCCTCGTCCCGATCCGGACGAGCGCCCTCTCCCCCTCGCGCAAGAATTCGTCACCCGCAAGGAAGGGAAACCTGTCGTGACCGAGGACAACGCCCCGAGCGAGCACGAGAGACTGCGCGTCCTGGAGGCCCAGGTGCAGGTACTGGCTCAGGCCGTCAGAGCACTGGCCGACGGCCTGACGGAGATTCCCTCGGAGGACCCCGACAGGGAGAAACAGGCGGCCCGCGGGGCCCGGCTGGCCCATGAGCTCCTGCTCTCCGAAGGGCTGTAGGCCGGCGGATGAAGGTCTCCGAGTCGATGAGCCGTCCGGCTGTGTCCGTCCCGACGGAGACGCTCGTCGGGCAGGTCGCCCGGGAGATGGCCGAGTACGAGGTCGGCTCCGTGCTCGTCACAGAGGGCGGCACACTCCGTGGCATCGTCACCGATCGGGACCTCGCGGTGCGCGCTCTCGCCCGAGGCCTGGACGCGGACGAGCGGGTGGACGCGGTGATGACCTCGCCCGTGATCACGGTGAGCGTCACCGACGACATCCATGTGGTCTACCGGACCTTCCGTACGTCCGGGTTCCGACGCCTGCCCGTCCTCGACGGTCACCGGATCGTGGGCATCCTGACCGTGGACGACATGCTCATCGATGTCTTCCAGCGGCTGGCCGATCTGCTCGGCCCGGTCGCCTGGAGCGTCCTTGAGGAACCACACGGGCTTCCCTCGGCCGACGCGGACCCGGAGGAGACCTGAGCGACCCCGTCCGCCGGTGTCCTGGCGGTCATCCCGTCGGCCGATCGCATCGGTCATCCCGGTCGGTCGCACAGGGATACCGTGGGACTCCGGTTCGTCGCAAAGGTGCTCGCCGCCGGCCGTCCTCGAACTCCACGACCACCGAGGTCGCTCTGCTCCAGCTGTATGTGGTCCTCCTCCTGCTCTGCGCGGCCAGGGTGGTGCACGAGGCCGCAGCGATCAGCCTGGGAGTAGCCGCGGTCACCGCACCCCGGGCCGGATCGGTCACGTGACCGCCGCGTGCGCACCTTGTCAGGTGAGAGCGGCGCCGCGCAGCAGGAGCAGGGCGACGTCGAGGGCAGCCAGGGCGAGGGTGGCCAGGAAGGGCAGCCGGCTGTGCGGATCGGAGCCGGTCGGCAACGCGACGGCAAGCGCCAGCGCGCCGGTGACGGCGAGGGAGACCCAGCCAACGGTGCCAATCCGCTCGCTCGGTCCCAGGATAAGAACGACCGCCCCGGCGAGCAGCAAGCCAGCGGCCAGGAACCTCGCGCGTAGCGGCCCGAGGCGCTGAGGCAGGCCGCGAACGCCTGTCCGCAGATCCCCGTCGATGTCAGGCAGGACGTTGGTGACGTGGGCGCCCATACCGAGCAGTGCGCCGGCCGCCACTGCCCATCCCGCGGGCCGGGGGTGGCCGGGCGATGCGAGGGTGACGAAGGCGGGGAGCAGCCCGAAGGCCACGGCGTAGGGCAGCCAGGAGAGCACCGTGCGCTTGATGCCCAGGTTGTACGACCAGGCCGCAGCGACCCCGACCAGGTGGGCCGTACCGGCTGCGAGGCCGTTCGCCAGCGACAGTGGGACGCACAGCGCGAGCGCGCACCCGGCGGCGACGGCCACGGTCCGCGGGTGCGCCGCGCCGGTCACGAGCGGCTTGTCGCTCCGGCCGGTGGCGAGATCCCGGCTCAGATCGACACGGTCGTTGCACCAGCCCACGGACAGCTGCCCGGTGAGCACCGCCGAGGCCACCAGTGCGCTTCCCGCCACGCTCCGCCCCGAGGTGGCGGCCAGTGCGG is part of the Streptomyces sp. P9-A4 genome and encodes:
- a CDS encoding site-2 protease family protein translates to MRPTFVLGRIAGVRIGVHWSVLLIFAVIAFGLARGRLPDTHPGHGWPVYWAVGILTAVVFFASLLAHELAHAIVARRNGVEVDDIVLWLLGGVARLKSEAPNPGAELRIAGVGPLVSLLLGGLFTLAAWLLDTTSAPGLAVEALAWLAAINILLAVFNVVPAAPLDGGRLLRAFLWWRTGDRLRATAGATSAGRAFGWFLMVLGLFLFVRGDVFGGLWLAMIGWFLVAAATVEGQQAQLRAVLSGIPVRQAMTPDPVTVPAGLTVAAFLADPRYRYRHSAFPVTGEGAAPVGLMTLDLAKRQPEEQRHAVTVEQVMMPLAEVTVVEADDPLADLLPRMQPGAEHRVLVLDEDALVGIVSASDVSRTVTWLMKTIPRGRGGGRGT
- a CDS encoding flavodoxin domain-containing protein translates to MVFVRILYASEHHSTQEIASRIGTRLRTHGHHVDVRALASALGGQGLPKADAFVMGSAVHDGAWLPKAEAAVRAGAEGLREQPVWMFSVGMTAALPRLLRLLADRAVQPRVAALVDVVRPREHRRFSGVIRREHLDRKGAVLFRLLGCRYGDHRDWAAVEAWADDIARQLTALPARGPAD
- a CDS encoding ABC transporter permease; this translates as MTRSATELARRPAPLVPFGTRCARAAQDGLTVAWRNLIALRRVPRLLVFSTIQPLVFVLMFRYVFGGVVTPSLHGVSYVDFLIPGIFVQTAVFGAMNTAIGLATDMQTGLMERFRSLPMARSAVLVGRTTADLVRNVFVVSLMTGVGFAIGFRIHAGVPALLGGIVLVLAFGFAMSWIFAVVGMAVGDPESAQAAAFPVLAPLVFASAAFVPVSTMPGWLQTFAQHQPVSQTAEAVRILVLGGPAAHAVWQALAWDAAIVLAFAPLGVRLYRKAV
- a CDS encoding CBS domain-containing protein; its protein translation is MSRPAVSVPTETLVGQVAREMAEYEVGSVLVTEGGTLRGIVTDRDLAVRALARGLDADERVDAVMTSPVITVSVTDDIHVVYRTFRTSGFRRLPVLDGHRIVGILTVDDMLIDVFQRLADLLGPVAWSVLEEPHGLPSADADPEET
- a CDS encoding UbiA family prenyltransferase yields the protein MYTARAQRAREAAAVASPLRQGGPVRGLLAASHAAPSIAVTVVITALAATSGRSVAGSALVASAVLTGQLSVGWCNDRVDLSRDLATGRSDKPLVTGAAHPRTVAVAAGCALALCVPLSLANGLAAGTAHLVGVAAAWSYNLGIKRTVLSWLPYAVAFGLLPAFVTLASPGHPRPAGWAVAAGALLGMGAHVTNVLPDIDGDLRTGVRGLPQRLGPLRARFLAAGLLLAGAVVLILGPSERIGTVGWVSLAVTGALALAVALPTGSDPHSRLPFLATLALAALDVALLLLRGAALT
- a CDS encoding slipin family protein, whose translation is MTILITVVVILVVLVLITIAMAIRVVRQYERGVLFRFGRLIGTREPGLRFIIPFVDVLHRVSLRIVTMPIQSQGIITQDNVSVDVSAVAYFRVVDAVKSVVAIENVNAAINQIAQTTLRKVVGQHTLDQTLSETDRINLNIRQMLDVTTVEWGVEVTLVELKDIQLPESMKRAMARQAEAEREKRAKIISAEGEAQAAAALGDASDTMMDHPIALQLRNLQSLIEIGVDKNTTVVFPAPLMSTIGDLGAFLAREANAAATAPPAPKAVSAFDLGKPAGVAAPDEATEAKRSA
- a CDS encoding ATP-binding cassette domain-containing protein, coding for MDQAAISVTGLGKRFGTVTALESVDFDVRPGTVFGLLGPNGAGKSTAIRILTTILRPSSGHAEVLGHDVVGEAAAVRDLIGLAGQYAAVDKNLTGRENLRMIGLLTHLRHSRIRARAAELLERFDLTTAGDRPARTYSGGMRRRLDVAAALVPDPPVLFLDEPTTGLDPHSRNALWDMIRELVDDGTTVLLTTQYLEEADRLAERVVVIDRGRVIADDTPALLKARLGGTVIEFAMGEAARATSAVELLRGHFAGSPRAEGPRVRLTSADGSRQLLDVLRLLEAHGLVPHSVSVREASLDDVFLQLTGGRP